A single Botrytis cinerea B05.10 chromosome 1, complete sequence DNA region contains:
- the Bcrim8 gene encoding Bcrim8 produces the protein MCANATSTAQSSPTASTGRSLFSRLTAPLKSRTRNLADFHIEPLEPHRRYAPGDLVRGAVVLTVVKPVRITHLTVCLHGFIHVYKNANGANEPLPDTVTYASGNPMKSQYFGNGYCSLFQDEVILCGEGRLDAGVYRFNFELEFPTKGIPTSVDFERGTISYQISSTITRPTTIAATSMCERKVELVERVDVGPLGPPRPRTISLEPISRRAKRKKSIKPKDQPPSREHADTRSISDTTEATSPRPDDSASQVDMHDNQMQPRSPAQSDVQSTFSTDSTISSSTGLSFRLGPVPSSARSARDSQGNSSNSLDDKTITATIELLKSGCLPGDYLPVKITVQHTKAIKSMHGIIITFYRQGRIDSSPPLSLFKDIKGKEAERLKHEEYYPKSKTGLGGLSLSSAGSTSVFRKDLSQTFAPLIVDPSTLTAHVTASIRVPEDCFPTISGVPGQMVNFKYQVEVVVDLGGKLAGQQRHVPRIGTVSLPAAYGSTGNRSEGNASMLAAFGGSIVDTDHIRREKSVVACVFEVIVGTTDSARNKARHAGKQPAESSNSRPVTPSPAQNPIHEEPFDHEYIHQENAQYPNHPYQYYDPNYDEPYPYEYNHNFEQRSDQHSIYPPPSHTQIYVPPPETEGQTELSEKEQLRRAEQRLLPSQPPDFQASSSSSSAAARGNPGPSAPNPADEDLYTADGLPPSNPRPLASHPVDPSNPHVSESPPAGPSAPSLSDLTPHASHASHATDDKQELERQRLLAEASAPSEFPELEEEGESSRQGAAASAPHDHEPSAPIFHEEDEYGSGYAHQDFEGTSSGHEALPPRYER, from the exons aTGTGCGCGAATGCCACTTCCACGGCCCAGTCGTCGCCGACCGCATCGACAGGTCGCTCTCTGTTTTCTAGATTGACTGCCCCATTGAAGTCCCGTACGCGCAACCTGGCCGACTTCCATATCGAACCACTTGAACCTCATCGGCGATATGCACCAGGGGATCTGGTAAGGGGTGCCGTGGTGTTGACTGTTGTCAAACCCGTTCGCATCACTCACCTCACTGTCTGCCTACATGGTTTCATACACGTCTACAAGAATGCCAATGGCGCGAACGAGCCTCTGCCAGACACAGTGACGTATGCCTCGGGCAACCCCATGAAGTCACAATACTTTGGGAATGGTTATTGCTCACTCTTCCAAGATGAAGTTATATTATGTGGTGAAGGTAGACTTGATGCTGGagtatatagatttaatttcGAACTGGAATTTCCCACCAAGGGTATTCCGACAAGCGTCGAT TTTGAAAGGGGAACGATATCATATCAGATCTCTTCGACGATTACCCGGCCAACTACAATAGCTGCGACCTCGATGTGCGAAAGGAAGGTTGAGCTGGTTGAGAGAGTGGATGTTGGTCCCTTGGGTCCACCCCGACCCCGAACAATATCACTGGAACCTATTTCGAGACGagcaaagaggaagaagtccATTAAGCCGAAAGACCAGCCCCCATCTCGCGAACATGCGGACACAAGATCCATTAGTGATACAACTGAAGCTACGTCACCGCGACCGGATGACTCGGCGAGCCAAGTGGATATGCATGATAACCAAATGCAACCTCGAAGTCCGGCGCAAAGCGATGTCCAAAGCACTTTCAGTACAGACAGTACGATAAGCAGTAGTACTGGCCTCAGCTTTCGGTTGGGACCTGTTCCATCATCGGCACGGTCTGCTCGAGATAGCCAAGGCAACAGCAGCAATTCCCTAGACGATAAAACCATCACAGCTACAATCGAATTACTCAAGTCCGGATGCTTACCAGGAGATTATCTGCCGGTCAAAATTACTGTACAGCACACTAAGGCTATCAAAAGTATGCATGGCATTATAATTACATTTTACAGACAAGGCCGAATAGATTCTTCGCCTCCTCTATCACTGTTCAAGGATATCAAAGGGAAAGAAGCTGAAAGGCTTAAGCATGAAGAATATTACCCTAAATCTAAGACCGGCTTAGGTGGTCTGTCACTAAGTTCCGCTGGATCGACTAGTGTCTTCCGAAAAGATCTTTCGCAGACATTTGCGCCACTCATTGTTGACCCTTCAACTTTGACTGCACACGTTACAGCATCTATCAGAGTTCCCGAAGACTGCTTTCCAACTATAAGTGGCGTGCCTGGCCAGATGGtaaacttcaaataccaAGTTGAAGTTGTAGTTGATCTGGGAGGGAAATTAGCCGGCCAACAACGACACGTGCCACGCATTGGAACAGTTAGCTTACCTGCCGCCTATGGAAGCACAGGTAATAGATCAGAAGGGAATGCCAGCATGTTGGCTGCCTTTGGGGGTAGCATTGTTGATACGGACCACATTAGGCGAGAAAAGAGTGTGGTTGCCTGTGTTTTTGAAGTTATTGTAGGGACTACGGATAGTGCTCGAAACAAAGCAAGGCATGCCGGTAAACAACCAGCTGAATCCTCAAACTCGAGGCCAGTCACACCTTCTCCGGCTCAAAATCCCATACACGAAGAGCCGTTCGACCACGAGTATATACACCAAGAAAATGCGCAATACCCTAATCATCCTTACCAATATTACGACCCGAATTATGACGAACCATACCCTTATGAATATAATCACAACTTTGAACAGCGTTCCGATCAACATTCTATATACCCACCTCCATCACATACACAAATATACGTTCCACCACCAGAAACTGAAGGTCAAACAGAACTCAGTGAAAAAGAACAACTCAGGAGAGCAGAACAGAGACTTCTTCCTAGCCAGCCCCCAGATTTCcaagcatcatcatcgtcatcatcggCTGCAGCAAGGGGCAACCCTGGGCCATCTGCACCTAATCCAGCCGATGAAGATCTTTACACCGCCGACGGTTTGCCGCCTAGTAACCCCAGGCCCCTTGCGTCTCATCCGGTTGACCCGTCAAATCCGCACGTAAGCGAATCTCCACCTGCTGGCCCCTCAGCCCCCAGTCTCTCGGATCTCACACCGCATGCCTCACACGCCTCGCACGCCACAGACGATAAACAAGAACTTGAACGTCAAAGACTCCTAGCTGAAGCAAGCGCGCCCTCAGAGTTTCCCGAGTTGGAAGAAGAGGGCGAGAGTAGCCGACAGGGTGCTGCTGCTTCGGCACCGCATGACCATGAACCTTCGGCGCCGATATTTCACGAAGAAGACGAATATGGAAGCGGGTATGCACATCAGGATTTTGAGGGAACATCGTCGGGTCATGAAGCTTTACCGCCGAGATATGAGAGGTGA
- the Bcmrpl25 gene encoding Bcmrpl25, which yields MLKPVQYVKLAQSLPPQLQRFFARYPPQAILPQANAVNTTSDAATSEAVSKATLKIEETLDQATHPAITEATSPFRPHKHPVTGKWHDPVFSLRRQADLCKLARQHGVEELLPLSVKSTEEKLRKRMENGLRVKGTGVGQRVKGKESERTLKSRLEKRRKAMLEMPQMIQTWKERGHGRGWKKWPK from the exons ATGCTGAAGCCCGTTCAATATGTGAAGCTTGCGCAATCGCTGCCACCGCAGCTGCAGAGATTTTTCGCCCGTTATCCACCTCAAGCCATTCTCCCACAGGCCAACGCTGTCAACACAACTTCAGATGCGGCGACATCAGAAGCTGTCAGCAAGGCTACCTTGAAGATCGAGGAAACTTTGGATCAAGCTACGCACCCAGCAATTACAGAGGCGACATCGCCATTCAGACCTCACAAGCATCCAGTTACTGGGAAGTGGCATGATCCAGTGTTTTCCCTCAGACGACAAGCAGATTTGTGCAAACTTGCAAGGCAACATGGAGTAGAGGAACTTTTACCACTCTCTGTAAAGAGTACTGAGGAGAAATTACGCaagaggatggagaatggaCTGAGGGTAAAGGGTACTGGTGTTGGACAGAGAGTCAAGGGAAAGGAATCCGAGAGAACATTGAAGTCGAG attggagaagagaagaaaggctATGTTGGAGATGCCACAGATGATCCAGACATGGAAAGAG AGAGGTCATGGTCGTGGATGGAAGAAGTGGCCAAAATAg
- the Bcprp28 gene encoding Bcprp28 has translation MASNGYSNSADAVPPPPSDNDGRPPSPPPPPPDSFVPPPPPSSLAPPPPPSSDLPPPPPSELLPPPPEPKKKKGWGAPKPGPLSIEDILKKKKEADEAAAKYFLGSILII, from the exons ATGGCCTCAAATGGATACTCAAATAGCGCTGATGCAGTACCGCCGCCCCCGAGCGATAACGATGGAAGACCACCAtcccctccacctccacctccagaTTCATTCGTCCCTCCACCACCCCCAAGCTCATTAgctcctccccctcctccttccAGCGAtcttccaccacctcctccctccGAGTTACTACCTCCTCCCCCAGAacccaaaaagaagaaaggctGGGGAGCTCCAAAACCAGGTCCACTGAGCATcgaagatattttgaagaagaagaaagaggcaGACGAGGCCGCAGCTAAG TATTTCCTGGGATCAATACTGATTATATGA